Proteins encoded by one window of Methylovirgula ligni:
- a CDS encoding DUF1254 domain-containing protein: MSMSPRKIGFALLVVAATLGVIILGSSHPAAAQTASPSEARAIAKEAYIYAFPMVEGYKTLYAQAVDKGGPNYKAPFNSIGNTAQAFTPKDTAIVTPNSDTPYSFVWMDLRAEPIVLTLPEIDSKRFYHVQLIDLYTHNFAYLGKRTTGSKGGSFLIAGPSWKGEKPAGIDQVVRSETEIAYAIYRTQLFGPDDIANVKAIQAGYKVQPLSAFEGRTAPPPASAVDWPVPDLKTMTTTPEIFRYLNFLLTFAPTHPSETDLMARFARIGLGAGKPFDVSALSPEMRKALEDGIADGVAEFAAFKRDEVDTRKVSTADMFGTREHLKNNYLYRYAAAKLGIYGNSGEEAIYHGYFVDSRGAPLNAAQKRYVLKFEKDKLPPAEAFWSMTMYDGKTQLLVDNPLNRYLINSPMLPQLKTDADGGLTLYIQHDKPAAAEESNWLPAPAGPFFLVLRLYQPKPEGISGAWHVPPLNPIQ; this comes from the coding sequence ATGAGTATGAGCCCGAGAAAAATCGGCTTTGCCTTGCTGGTGGTTGCCGCAACGCTGGGCGTGATAATCCTTGGGAGCTCGCATCCAGCCGCGGCGCAGACAGCGTCTCCGAGCGAGGCCCGCGCGATCGCCAAGGAAGCGTATATCTATGCCTTCCCGATGGTGGAGGGCTATAAAACGCTGTACGCGCAGGCGGTGGATAAGGGCGGCCCGAATTACAAGGCGCCGTTCAACAGCATCGGCAACACGGCGCAGGCGTTCACGCCGAAGGACACGGCGATCGTCACGCCGAATTCCGATACGCCCTATTCTTTCGTCTGGATGGATTTACGCGCCGAGCCGATTGTGCTGACGCTTCCCGAGATCGATTCGAAGCGGTTTTATCATGTGCAGTTGATCGACCTTTACACGCATAATTTCGCTTATCTCGGCAAGCGGACGACCGGCAGCAAGGGCGGCAGCTTCCTGATCGCCGGGCCGAGCTGGAAAGGCGAAAAACCGGCCGGCATCGATCAGGTCGTGCGCAGCGAGACCGAGATCGCATATGCAATCTATCGCACCCAGCTTTTCGGTCCCGACGACATCGCCAATGTCAAGGCCATCCAGGCTGGCTACAAGGTGCAGCCCCTGAGCGCTTTCGAGGGCCGGACCGCACCGCCGCCGGCTTCCGCCGTGGACTGGCCGGTACCCGACCTCAAGACCATGACGACGACCCCGGAAATCTTCCGCTATCTGAATTTCCTGCTGACCTTCGCCCCCACCCATCCGAGTGAGACCGATCTGATGGCGCGCTTCGCCAGGATCGGCCTCGGCGCGGGCAAGCCGTTCGACGTGAGCGCCCTGTCGCCCGAGATGCGCAAGGCGCTGGAAGATGGGATCGCTGACGGAGTCGCGGAGTTCGCGGCGTTCAAGCGCGACGAGGTCGATACGCGCAAGGTCAGCACGGCCGACATGTTCGGTACCCGCGAGCATTTGAAGAACAATTATCTCTATCGCTACGCTGCCGCCAAGCTCGGTATCTATGGCAACTCGGGCGAGGAAGCTATCTATCACGGCTATTTCGTCGATAGCCGCGGCGCGCCGCTGAACGCCGCGCAGAAGCGCTATGTGCTGAAGTTCGAGAAGGACAAGCTGCCCCCGGCCGAGGCCTTCTGGTCGATGACCATGTACGACGGCAAGACGCAGCTTCTCGTCGACAATCCGCTGAATCGCTACCTTATCAATTCGCCGATGCTGCCGCAGTTGAAGACCGATGCGGATGGCGGCCTGACGCTCTACATCCAGCACGACAAGCCGGCTGCGGCCGAGGAAAGCAACTGGCTGCCTGCGCCGGCCGGGCCATTCTTCCTTGTGCTAAGACTCTACCAGCCCAAGCCGGAGGGCATATCGGGAGCGTGGCATGTGCCCCCACTCAATCCGATCCAGTAA
- a CDS encoding DUF1254 domain-containing protein: protein MTHVHRRTIALAALMFGLAAPIHAQTSTAPLDGPTSVPTVTAPAPPPPNVDSRFLGGLSFKDGYPTTETVQRLYDELDFQRGTQVFLRNLPALSMYGLRLGLARDLGVDSVSKFAIFRADANSLMLTPNSETLYGTTFLALDTDGPTIVEAPPSVLGLVNDMWMRPVGDIGAGGPDQGKGGKYLFVPPGYAGILPKTGYFIVRMQTYGGWVFIRALLDPSGNAAPAEALLKQMRIYPLSKKDASPQMTFVEASGKPFDSMPPNDIRYFEMLADLIAREDAHAVDPEVAGMMRAIGIEKGKPFVPDSRLRSILAEAARVGSFMAQAISYAPREPERVRPGSHWMAGIAGYPTFADGRSTLLDEMIYMSWFATGAAKAMGAPKPGTGSQYAWTYYDAAGEWLLGEKSYRFHISPHPPAKDFWSVLAYDNWTRSILANGQKVAGKNSYDTAIQTNADSSIDIYFGPNPPPGKESNWIRTIPGKGWFAMFRLYGPLQPWFDRTWTPDDITATAQ from the coding sequence ATGACCCACGTTCATAGACGAACGATCGCTCTCGCAGCGCTGATGTTTGGCCTTGCGGCGCCGATTCACGCACAAACGTCAACGGCACCGCTGGATGGCCCGACGTCTGTCCCGACCGTCACCGCCCCGGCTCCGCCGCCGCCCAATGTGGACTCGCGCTTTCTCGGTGGACTTTCCTTCAAGGATGGCTATCCGACGACCGAGACGGTACAGCGTCTTTATGACGAACTCGACTTCCAGCGTGGCACACAGGTCTTCCTGAGGAACCTGCCTGCGCTCAGCATGTACGGGCTTCGCCTTGGTCTAGCGCGCGATCTCGGCGTGGACAGTGTATCCAAGTTCGCGATCTTCCGGGCTGACGCCAACTCGCTCATGCTGACGCCCAATTCGGAGACTTTGTACGGCACGACATTCCTCGCCCTCGACACCGACGGACCGACTATCGTCGAGGCGCCGCCCAGTGTGCTTGGCCTCGTCAACGACATGTGGATGCGGCCGGTCGGGGACATCGGAGCAGGCGGACCGGATCAGGGTAAGGGCGGCAAGTACCTCTTCGTCCCGCCCGGCTATGCCGGCATCCTGCCGAAGACAGGCTATTTCATCGTCCGCATGCAGACTTATGGCGGGTGGGTCTTCATCCGCGCACTGCTCGATCCGAGCGGCAACGCTGCTCCCGCCGAGGCGCTGCTGAAGCAGATGCGCATCTATCCGCTTTCCAAGAAAGACGCGTCGCCGCAGATGACGTTCGTCGAGGCAAGCGGCAAACCATTCGACTCCATGCCGCCAAACGACATCCGCTATTTCGAGATGCTGGCCGATTTGATCGCGCGCGAGGACGCGCATGCGGTCGATCCGGAAGTCGCCGGGATGATGCGCGCCATCGGCATCGAGAAGGGCAAGCCCTTCGTACCGGACAGCCGCTTGAGGTCTATCCTTGCGGAGGCTGCTCGGGTCGGAAGCTTCATGGCACAGGCCATCAGTTATGCCCCGCGTGAGCCCGAACGCGTCCGCCCCGGCTCGCACTGGATGGCAGGGATTGCCGGCTACCCCACTTTCGCCGACGGGCGCAGCACACTCCTCGACGAAATGATCTACATGTCATGGTTCGCGACCGGCGCGGCCAAGGCGATGGGAGCGCCCAAGCCAGGAACCGGTTCGCAATATGCCTGGACCTATTATGACGCGGCAGGAGAGTGGCTGCTCGGCGAGAAGAGCTACCGATTCCACATCTCGCCGCATCCGCCCGCCAAGGATTTCTGGTCGGTACTGGCCTACGACAACTGGACCCGCTCGATCCTGGCGAACGGCCAGAAGGTCGCTGGCAAGAACTCCTACGACACGGCCATTCAAACCAATGCCGACAGCTCCATCGATATCTATTTCGGTCCGAACCCGCCGCCGGGCAAGGAAAGCAACTGGATCAGGACGATCCCCGGCAAGGGCTGGTTCGCGATGTTCCGCCTCTATGGGCCACTGCAGCCATGGTTCGACCGCACATGGACACCCGACGATATCACTGCCACAGCCCAATGA